From a single Brassica oleracea var. oleracea cultivar TO1000 chromosome C5, BOL, whole genome shotgun sequence genomic region:
- the LOC106292699 gene encoding fruit protein pKIWI502, with the protein MFILRRPHLTRHLRFSRSNRVASVVSSAAAVRQDATLWTPAPLSLVESAAESLFHISIDISNSPDLAASYTRPGQYLQLRVPDVEKPSFLAIASPPSFAAASGAFEFLVKSIAGSTAEILCGLKRGETVELSSVMGNGFDVDQIDPPGEYPTVLIFATGSGISPIRSLIEAGFGADRRSDVRLYYGARNLKRMAYQEKFEEWESSGVKVVPVLSQPDDGWRGETGYVQAAFARAKQVSDPSATGVVLCGQRQMAEEITAMLVADGVSNDKMLKNF; encoded by the exons ATGTTTATCCTGCGCCGTCCCCACCTCACACGCCATCTCCGCTTCTCACGCAGTAACCGCGTCGCCTCCGTCGTCTCCTCCGCCGCCGCAGTTCGTCAGGACGCCACCCTCTGGACCCCAGCTCCCCTCTCTCTCGTCGAATCTGCGGCTGAATCGCTTTTCCACATCTCGATCGACATTTCCAACTCCCCGGATCTCGCAGCTTCTTACACGCGACCCGGTCAGTATCTCCAGCTCCGCGTTCCTGATGTCGAGAAGCCTTCGTTTCTGGCGATCGCTTCTCCTCCTTCCTTCGCGGCTGCGAGCGGTGCGTTCGAGTTCTTGGTGAAGAGCATCGCTGGGTCAACGGCGGAGATTCTCTGCGGGTTGAAGAGAGGGGAGACCGTTGAGCTTAGCTCCGTGATGGGTAATGGTTTCGACGTCGATCAGATCGATCCTCCTGGAGAATATCCCACGGTTTTGATTTTCGCCACTGGATCTGGAATTAG TCCCATCCGCTCACTAATTGAGGCAGGATTTGGCGCTGATAGAAGATCTGATGTAAGACTCTATTATGGAGCTAGGAACCTGAAAAGAATGGCTTATCAG GAAAAGTTTGAAGAGTGGGAATCATCAGGTGTCAAAGTTGTGCCGGTGTTGTCACAGCCAGACGATGGGTGGAGAGGGGAAACCGGATATGTGCAG GCTGCTTTCGCAAGGGCTAAGCAAGTTTCAGATCCCTCGGCCACAGGAGTGGTGTTGTGCGGACAGAGACAAATGGCTGAA GAGATAACAGCAATGCTTGTTGCCGATGGAGTGTCAAATGACAAGATGCTCAAAAACTTTTGA
- the LOC106295305 gene encoding MATE efflux family protein 7-like, producing MVDAESSAKDILLLPVDRVQVVTWRNLRDGSFTEELKRLISFATPMAAVVIAQFSLQIISMVMVGHLGNLALASASLASSFCNVTGFSFIIGLSCALDTLSGQAYGAKLYRKLGVQTYTAMFCLTLVCFPISIVWFNMGKLLVFLGQDHSIAHEAGRYAAWLIPGLFSYAVLQPLTRYFQNQSMIRPLLITSSFVFCLHVPLCWLLVYKSGLGFLGGALAMGLSNWLYAILLGSIMYFSSSCFETRAPLTMEIFNGVGEFFSYALPSAAMVCLEWWSYELIILLSGLLPNPELETSVLSVCLQTVATIYSIPLAISAAASTRISNELGAGNSRAAHIVVYAAMSLAVVESLVVSMSLLVGRNVFGYVFSSDKETVDYVAKMALLVSISIILDGSQGVLSGIARGCGWQHIGAYINLGSFYLWGIPFAATLAFWVHLKGVGLWVGIQAGAVLQTFLLALVTGCTNWEHQAFEARKRMALA from the exons ATGGTGGACGCAGAGAGCAGCGCCAAGGATATCTTGCTACTGCCGGTAGACAGAGTTCAGGTAGTGACATGGAGAAATCTGCGAGACGGATCATTCACCGAAGAACTCAAACGTCTCATCTCCTTCGCCACTCCTATGGCTGCTGTCGTCATCGCTCAGTTCAGTTTACAGATCATCTCTATGGTTATGGTTGGTCACCTCGGAAACCTCGCTCTCGCCAGCGCCTCCTTAGCTTCTTCCTTCTGCAACGTCACTGGCTTCAGCTTCATC ATAGGATTGTCATGTGCCTTGGATACTCTGAGCGGTCAAGCTTACGGAGCTAAACTCTACCGTAAACTAGGCGTTCAGACATACACAGCTATGTTCTGTCTCACACTAGTCTGTTTCCCTATCTCTATCGTATGGTTCAACATGGGGAAGCTTCTTGTTTTCCTTGGCCAAGACCACTCTATTGCGCACGAAGCCGGCAGGTACGCCGCCTGGCTCATCCCTGGTCTCTTCTCTTACGCTGTTCTACAGCCACTCACTCGCTACTTCCAAAACCAGAGCATGATCAGACCCCTCTTGATCACCTCCTCTTTTGTGTTCTGTCTCCACGTTCCTCTCTGCTGGCTTTTGGTTTACAAGTCAGGGCTTGGTTTCCTTGGTGGAGCCTTGGCTATGGGTTTGTCGAACTGGCTCTATGCTATTCTTCTTGGGTCTATCATGTACTTCTCCTCTTCTTGTTTTGAGACGCGTGCGCCTCTTACCATGGAGATATTCAATGGCGTTGGAGAGTTCTTTAGCTATGCTCTTCCTTCTGCTGCTATGGTTTG CCTAGAGTGGTGGTCATATGAACTCATAATATTACTCTCTGGTCTCTTACCCAACCCAGAACTGGAAACTTCTGTGCTCTCTGTTTG TCTCCAAACAGTTGCTACAATCTATTCAATACCACTTGCCATCTCGGCTGCAGCAAG CACAAGAATCTCAAACGAATTAGGTGCTGGAAACTCAAGGGCGGCACATATTGTGGTCTACGCGGCAATGTCTCTTGCAGTAGTGGAATCATTGGTAGTGAGTATGTCTCTGTTAGTCGGAAGGAATGTTTTCGGGTATGTTTTCAGTAGTGACAAGGAAACAGTCGACTATGTTGCAAAGATGGCTCTGTTGGTCTCTATCTCTATCATACTAGACGGTTCACAGGGTGTTCTCTCAG GTATTGCAAGGGGATGCGGATGGCAACATATAGGGGCTTACATCAATTTAGGATCTTTCTATCTCTGGGGGATACCCTTTGCAGCAACTTTAGCCTTCTGGGTTCATCTGAAAGGTGTTGGCCTTTGGGTTGGAATACAAGCTGGTGCCGTTCTACAAACTTTTCTGCTAGCTCTTGTCACTGGCTGCACAAACTGGGAACACCAG GCCTTTGAAGCAAGGAAGAGAATGGCTTTAGCCTAA